Proteins from one Choloepus didactylus isolate mChoDid1 chromosome 4, mChoDid1.pri, whole genome shotgun sequence genomic window:
- the IDH3A gene encoding isocitrate dehydrogenase [NAD] subunit alpha, mitochondrial isoform X3, whose protein sequence is MKIFDAAKAPIQWEERNVSAIQGPGGKWMIPPEAKESMDKNKMGLKGPLKTPIAAGHPSMNLLLRKTFDLYANVRPCVSIEGYKTPYTDVNIVTIRENTEGEYSGIEHVIVDGVVQSIKLITEEASKRIAEFAFEYARNNQRSNVTAVHKANIMRMSDGLFLQKCREVAENCKDIKFNEMYLDTVCLNMVQDPSQFDVLVMPNLYGDILSDLCAGLIGGLGVTPSGNIGANGVAIFESVHGTAPDIAGKDMANPTALLLSAVMMLRHMGLVDHAAKIEAACFATIKDGKSLTKDLGGNAKCSDFTEEICRRVKDLD, encoded by the exons ATGAAGATTTTTGATGCTGCCAAA GCACCTATTCAGTGGGAGGAGCGGAATGTCTCTGCCATTCAAGGACCCGGAGGAAAGTGGATGATCCCTCCAGAAGCCAAAGAGTCCATGGATAAGAACAAGATGGGCCTGAAAG GCCCTTTAAAGACCCCAATAGCAGCTGGTCACCCGTCTATGAATTTATTGCTGCGTAAAACATTTGACCTGTATGCAAATGTCCGACCATGTGTCTCAATTGAAGGCTATAAAACTCCTTACACGGATGTAAATATTGTCACCATTCGAGAGAATACAGAAGGAGAATATAGTGGAATTGAGCATGTG ATCGTCGATGGAGTTGTGCAGAGTATCAAACTCATCACCGAGGAGGCTAGCAAGCGCATTGCCGAGTTTGCCTTTGAGTATGCCCGGAATAATCAGCGGAGCAATGTCACAGCTGTGCACAAAGCCAACATCAT GAGAATGTCAGATGGGCTTTTTCTGCAAAAATGCAGGGAAGTTGCAGAAAACTgtaaagatattaaatttaatgaGATGTACCTTGATACAGTATGTTTGAAT ATGGTACAAGATCCATCCCAATTTGATGTTCTCGTTATGCCAAATTTATATGGTGACATCCTTAG TGACCTGTGTGCAGGATTGATTGGAGGTCTTGGTGTGACACCAAGTGGCAACATTGGAGCCAATGGGGTCGCGATCTTCGAGTCG GTCCACGGAACTGCCCCAGACATCGCAGGCAAGGACATGGCCAATCCTACGGCCCTTCTACTAAGTGCCGTGATGATGCTGCGCCACATGGGACTTGTTGACCACGCTGCAAAAATTGAGGCTGCATGTTTTGCTACAATTAAAGATGGAAAG
- the IDH3A gene encoding isocitrate dehydrogenase [NAD] subunit alpha, mitochondrial isoform X2, with translation MAGPAWISKVSRLLGAFQNSKQVTRGFASGARTVTLIPGDGIGPEISAAVMKIFDAAKAPIQWEERNVSAIQGPGGKWMIPPEAKESMDKNKMGLKGPLKTPIAAGHPSMNLLLRKTFDLYANVRPCVSIEGYKTPYTDVNIVTIRENTEGEYSGIEHVIVDGVVQSIKLITEEASKRIAEFAFEYARNNQRSNVTAVHKANIMRMSDGLFLQKCREVAENCKDIKFNEMYLDTVCLNMVQDPSQFDVLVMPNLYGDILSDLCAGLIGGLGVTPSGNIGANGVAIFESVHGTAPDIAGKDMANPTALLLSAVMMLRHMGLVDHAAKIEAACFATIKDGKSLTKDLGGNAKCSDFTEEICRRVKDLD, from the exons GTCTCTCGGCTGCTGGGGGCCTTCCAGAACTCAAAACAGGTGACCAGAGGTTTTGCTAGTGGT gctcGGACAGTAACTCTAATTCCAGGAGATGGTATTGGTCCAGAAATCTCAGCTGCAGTTATGAAGATTTTTGATGCTGCCAAA GCACCTATTCAGTGGGAGGAGCGGAATGTCTCTGCCATTCAAGGACCCGGAGGAAAGTGGATGATCCCTCCAGAAGCCAAAGAGTCCATGGATAAGAACAAGATGGGCCTGAAAG GCCCTTTAAAGACCCCAATAGCAGCTGGTCACCCGTCTATGAATTTATTGCTGCGTAAAACATTTGACCTGTATGCAAATGTCCGACCATGTGTCTCAATTGAAGGCTATAAAACTCCTTACACGGATGTAAATATTGTCACCATTCGAGAGAATACAGAAGGAGAATATAGTGGAATTGAGCATGTG ATCGTCGATGGAGTTGTGCAGAGTATCAAACTCATCACCGAGGAGGCTAGCAAGCGCATTGCCGAGTTTGCCTTTGAGTATGCCCGGAATAATCAGCGGAGCAATGTCACAGCTGTGCACAAAGCCAACATCAT GAGAATGTCAGATGGGCTTTTTCTGCAAAAATGCAGGGAAGTTGCAGAAAACTgtaaagatattaaatttaatgaGATGTACCTTGATACAGTATGTTTGAAT ATGGTACAAGATCCATCCCAATTTGATGTTCTCGTTATGCCAAATTTATATGGTGACATCCTTAG TGACCTGTGTGCAGGATTGATTGGAGGTCTTGGTGTGACACCAAGTGGCAACATTGGAGCCAATGGGGTCGCGATCTTCGAGTCG GTCCACGGAACTGCCCCAGACATCGCAGGCAAGGACATGGCCAATCCTACGGCCCTTCTACTAAGTGCCGTGATGATGCTGCGCCACATGGGACTTGTTGACCACGCTGCAAAAATTGAGGCTGCATGTTTTGCTACAATTAAAGATGGAAAG